A stretch of the Nicotiana tabacum cultivar K326 chromosome 6, ASM71507v2, whole genome shotgun sequence genome encodes the following:
- the LOC107794863 gene encoding amino acid transporter AVT6C-like, translating to MITEKQDSGSLAPLLPVDQNQCFEDERSEGGSISGAIFNISTGMVGAGIMSIPATFKVLGVIPSFFVILLVGYFVEVTVDFLLKYTHSGESDSYGGLMAESFGKFGSVALQICVMITNLGALIIYLIIIGDVLSGNNSDGSVHLGTLQEWFGIHWWTSRAFSLLFVVLFVMLPLLCVKRIDSLRHASAISIFLAVLFVVICSMMAIHAMWEGKTQRLRWVPNFSHGVSFSDLFTTIPVFATAFGCHVNVHPVRAEMGRPSDMTSAVRISLILCVAIYFAVGFFGYLLFGESIMADMLVNFDQASDSLIGTVLNDTVRLSYAIHLMLVFPVMNYSLRVNVDELFFPKRPLLATETLRFFSLTFVLLTFIYGAAVAIPNIWYFFQFMGTTTVMCIMFIFPSSIVLRDAHNISTTREKILAVLVIIFAIGTSSVAIYSNISTYIANK from the exons ATGATAACAGAGAAACAAGATTCTGGGTCTCTTGCTCCACTTTTACCTGTGGACCAGAACCAGTGTTTTGAGGATGAAAGGTCAGAGGGAGGATCAATTTCTGGTGCAATATTTAATATATCAACAGGCATGGTTGGTGCTGGGATTATGTCAATCCCTGCTACTTTTAAAGTTCTGGGTGTAATTCCCAGCTTTTTTGTTATTCTGTTAGTTGGATATTTTGTTGAGGTGACTGTAGATTTCCTGTTGAAATATACTCATTCGGGCGAGTCGGATTCTTATGGTGGGCTTATGGCTGAGTCTTTTGGGAAGTTTGGTTCTGTTGCTCTTCAGATTTGTGTCATGATTACTAATCTTGGTGCcttgattatttatttgattattatTG GGGATGTGCTCTCAGGAAATAATTCTGATGGATCAGTGCACTTGGGTACTCTACAGGAATGGTTTGGCATCCACTGGTGGACTTCCCGGGCATTTTCACTTCTCTTTGTTGTGCTTTTTGTCATGCTTCCGTTGCTCTGTGTTAAACGCATAG ATTCACTGAGACATGCATCGGCAATATCAATCTTCCTAGCAGTACTGTTTGTAGTCATATGCTCGATGATGGCAATACATGCAATGTGGGAGGGGAAAACACAAAGGTTACGGTGGGTACCAAATTTTTCACATGGAGTTTCCTTTTCTGATCTTTTCACGACCATTCCAGTCTTTGCTACTGCCTTCGGATGTCATGTTAATG TTCATCCGGTAAGAGCAGAGATGGGAAGGCCATCTGACATGACATCGGCTGTTCGCATTTCTTTAATATTATGTGTTGCCATTTATTTTGCTGTGGGATTCTTTGGCTACCTATTGTTTGGGGAGTCGATTATGGCCGACATGCTGGTCAACTTTGATCAAGCCTCTGATTCTTTAATCGGTACAGTACTTAACGATACTGTTCGATTGAGTTATGCCATTCATCTCATGCTGGTGTTTCCTGTGATGAATTATTCTCTGAGGGTTAATGTGGACGAACTATTCTTTCCTAAGAGACCTCTGTTGGCCACAGAAACATTACGATTCTTTTCCCTTACCTTTGTTTTACTTACATTCATTTATGGAGCTGCTGTAGCCATTCCGAATATTTGGTACTTCTTTCAGTTCATGGGAACGACAACAGTCATGTGCATCATGTTCATATTCCCAAGCTCAATTGTTCTTAG AGATGCTCATAACATATCTACAACTCGGGAAAAGATATTGGCTGTATTGGTGATCATATTTGCCATTGGGACTAGTTCAGTTGCCATATACTCTAATATTTCAACTTACATTGCCAACAAATGA